In Microbacterium binotii, one DNA window encodes the following:
- the recN gene encoding DNA repair protein RecN, with the protein MIEEMRLRELGVIADATLPMGPGFTAITGETGAGKTMVVTGLGLLLGARADSGVVRSGAAAAAVEGVWLVDPDGAAADRVREAGGDLDPVADDRAELLLGRTLSAEGRSRATVGGRSAPVGVLTDLADLLVAVHGQSDQLRLRSGAAQRDALDRYAGQSVAVPLEEYRRAYERVRDLDTELAELVQRRDERVREAEQLRADLAAIDAAAPQPEEDVQLAARAELLANVEELRAAAALAHEALASEHDAPDASTLVAEARRALERVSDADPTVAAMAEQAAEISYRIVDLAGAVAGYLADLDEAGPAELAAVEERRSVLAALVRAHGSLEAALALAADGVDRLAELDDDDSRVERLSAERAQVMERLDAAATTLTAARREAAERLAADVTEELHALALPDARVEVQVSETPASAAGRDEVAILLAPHPGAAPRPVSKGASGGELSRVMLAIEVVIAATDPVPTFVFDEVDAGIGGAAAIEVGRRLARLAETSQVIVVTHLAQVAAFATNHLSVVKQNDGSVTQSSVRRLTGAEREAEMARLLSGLADSDAALTHARELLALAGPAH; encoded by the coding sequence GTGATCGAGGAGATGCGCCTGCGTGAGCTCGGTGTCATCGCCGACGCCACGCTGCCCATGGGCCCCGGCTTCACAGCCATCACGGGTGAGACCGGTGCGGGCAAGACCATGGTCGTCACCGGGCTCGGCCTGCTCCTCGGTGCGCGCGCCGACTCCGGGGTCGTGCGATCGGGCGCCGCCGCCGCGGCCGTCGAGGGCGTCTGGCTCGTGGATCCCGACGGTGCCGCCGCCGACCGCGTCCGCGAGGCGGGGGGAGATCTGGACCCCGTCGCAGACGATCGCGCCGAGCTCCTGCTCGGCCGCACTCTGAGCGCCGAGGGGCGCAGCCGTGCCACGGTGGGCGGCCGGTCGGCGCCGGTCGGCGTCTTGACCGACCTCGCCGATCTCCTCGTGGCCGTGCACGGGCAGTCCGACCAGTTGCGCCTGCGCTCCGGCGCGGCGCAGCGCGACGCCCTCGATCGTTATGCAGGACAGAGCGTCGCCGTGCCGCTGGAGGAGTATCGGCGCGCGTACGAGCGGGTGCGCGACCTGGATACGGAACTCGCCGAGCTGGTCCAGCGCCGCGATGAGCGGGTGCGCGAAGCCGAGCAGTTGCGCGCCGATCTCGCCGCGATCGACGCCGCAGCACCGCAGCCGGAGGAGGACGTGCAACTGGCAGCCCGCGCCGAGCTCCTCGCCAATGTGGAGGAGCTCCGAGCCGCTGCGGCTCTCGCGCACGAAGCACTCGCCAGCGAACACGACGCCCCCGATGCATCCACCCTGGTCGCCGAGGCACGTCGCGCGCTGGAACGCGTCTCCGACGCCGACCCCACCGTCGCGGCGATGGCGGAACAGGCCGCCGAGATCTCGTACCGGATCGTCGATCTCGCCGGCGCCGTCGCGGGGTATCTCGCCGATCTCGACGAGGCGGGACCGGCCGAGCTCGCCGCGGTCGAGGAGCGCCGCAGCGTGCTCGCAGCCCTCGTCCGCGCCCACGGCAGCCTGGAAGCCGCGCTGGCCCTCGCCGCGGACGGCGTTGACCGCCTGGCCGAGCTCGACGACGACGACTCGCGCGTCGAGCGGTTGAGCGCCGAGCGCGCGCAGGTCATGGAGCGCCTCGACGCCGCGGCTACCACCCTGACCGCGGCGCGTCGTGAGGCGGCGGAGCGGCTGGCGGCCGATGTCACGGAAGAACTCCACGCCCTCGCCCTGCCCGACGCCCGCGTCGAGGTGCAGGTGAGCGAGACGCCCGCATCCGCGGCGGGACGCGACGAGGTCGCGATCCTCCTCGCCCCGCATCCTGGGGCTGCTCCGCGTCCCGTGTCCAAGGGGGCCTCGGGCGGCGAGCTCAGTCGCGTGATGCTCGCGATCGAGGTCGTGATCGCCGCGACCGATCCCGTGCCCACGTTCGTCTTCGACGAGGTGGATGCGGGAATCGGCGGCGCCGCCGCGATCGAGGTGGGGCGGCGCCTCGCCCGCCTCGCCGAGACCTCGCAGGTGATCGTCGTGACCCACCTCGCCCAGGTGGCGGCGTTCGCGACGAACCACCTCAGTGTCGTGAAGCAGAACGACGGCTCCGTCACCCAGTCCAGCGTCCGGCGTCTGACGGGAGCCGAACGGGAAGCGGAGATGGCGCGACTGCTGTCCGGTTTGGCAGACTCCGACGCAGCACTCACACACGCGCGGGAGTTGCTCGCCCTCGCCGGTCCCGCCCACTGA
- a CDS encoding NAD kinase, with protein MTDPRHILVVAHARRADTVEAADRVISALRAAGATPVLAEDDRDELAEVLPRCADLAVLGVDVPLHEIELAIVLGGDGTILRAAEMVRSGTAPVLGINMGHVGFLAESERDDMDEAVARVIARDYRVEERLALSVRVKDASGQVIYSTWALNEATVEKASRERMLEVVMEIDGRPLSSFGCDGVVIATPTGSTAYNFSAGGPIIWPTVEAISVVPLSAHALFAKPLVVGPEAAVAIEVLARTHGTGILWCDGRRSHELPPGARVVARRSSEPVRLARLHPPAFTERLVQKFHLPVTGWRGPAGEVTA; from the coding sequence ATGACCGATCCGCGCCACATCCTCGTGGTGGCCCACGCGCGCCGCGCAGACACCGTCGAGGCGGCCGATCGGGTGATCTCGGCCCTGCGCGCCGCGGGCGCCACTCCCGTGCTGGCAGAAGACGATCGCGATGAGCTCGCTGAAGTGCTGCCGCGCTGCGCCGACCTGGCCGTGCTGGGCGTCGATGTGCCCCTGCACGAGATCGAGCTGGCGATCGTGCTCGGTGGCGACGGGACGATCCTCCGCGCCGCCGAGATGGTGCGCAGCGGCACCGCCCCCGTGCTCGGCATCAACATGGGCCACGTGGGTTTCCTCGCCGAGAGCGAGCGGGACGACATGGACGAGGCCGTGGCTCGGGTCATCGCCCGCGACTACCGGGTCGAGGAGCGCCTCGCCCTCTCGGTGCGGGTGAAGGACGCTTCCGGACAGGTCATCTACAGCACCTGGGCGTTGAACGAGGCGACCGTCGAGAAGGCGAGCCGCGAGCGGATGCTCGAGGTCGTCATGGAGATCGACGGGCGCCCCCTGTCGAGCTTCGGATGCGACGGCGTCGTCATCGCGACCCCCACCGGCTCCACCGCCTACAACTTCTCCGCCGGCGGCCCGATCATCTGGCCGACCGTCGAAGCCATCTCGGTCGTCCCGCTGTCGGCACACGCACTGTTCGCGAAGCCGCTCGTGGTCGGCCCCGAGGCCGCGGTCGCGATCGAGGTGCTGGCCCGGACGCACGGTACCGGCATCCTCTGGTGCGACGGCCGCCGCTCGCACGAGCTCCCGCCGGGAGCCCGCGTCGTCGCCCGCCGCTCCTCGGAGCCGGTGCGTCTCGCGCGCCTGCATCCGCCGGCATTCACCGAGCGCCTCGTGCAGAAATTCCACCTGCCCGTCACCGGATGGCGGGGACCGGCGGGCGAGGTCACCGCGTGA
- a CDS encoding TlyA family RNA methyltransferase, translating to MTERLDAAVAARGLARSRTYAATLITQGLVSVDGTAVVKPSHRVPESAAIAVAASDHYVSRAAHKLIAALDAFAIDVAGRAALDMGASTGGFTQVLRERGAEPVLAVDVGHDQLAESVRRDPGVIAVEGFNVRFMDPAVLVAAAGTPYTPEIVTGDLSFISLSHVLEPVRSVVTDTSDIVLLIKPQFEVGRTAVRGGLVTDPAQRAESISTVLWQAWDAGLQTAGLIASPVVGTHGNQEYLVHLRRTGGRIPSEWESTVTELTGVR from the coding sequence ATGACCGAGCGTCTCGACGCCGCCGTCGCCGCCCGCGGGCTCGCGCGCTCGCGCACCTACGCTGCGACGCTCATCACGCAGGGCCTGGTCTCGGTCGACGGCACCGCCGTCGTCAAGCCCTCACACCGCGTGCCCGAGTCCGCGGCGATCGCCGTCGCCGCATCCGATCACTACGTCAGCCGCGCCGCGCACAAGCTGATCGCCGCGCTCGACGCGTTCGCGATCGACGTCGCCGGACGCGCCGCGCTGGACATGGGTGCCAGTACCGGCGGATTCACCCAGGTACTCCGCGAGCGGGGCGCCGAGCCGGTGCTCGCGGTCGACGTCGGGCACGACCAGCTCGCCGAGAGCGTGCGCCGGGATCCCGGCGTGATCGCCGTCGAGGGGTTCAACGTCCGCTTCATGGACCCCGCCGTCCTCGTCGCCGCAGCGGGGACGCCGTACACGCCCGAGATCGTCACGGGAGACCTGTCCTTCATCTCCCTCTCCCACGTGCTCGAGCCCGTGCGCTCGGTCGTCACGGACACGAGCGACATCGTGCTGCTCATCAAGCCGCAGTTCGAGGTGGGCCGCACCGCTGTGCGCGGCGGCCTCGTCACCGACCCGGCCCAGCGGGCGGAGTCGATCTCGACCGTCCTCTGGCAGGCGTGGGACGCGGGGCTGCAGACGGCGGGCCTGATCGCCTCTCCCGTGGTCGGAACCCACGGTAATCAGGAGTATCTCGTGCACCTCCGACGCACCGGCGGGCGCATTCCGTCAGAATGGGAGAGCACTGTGACCGAGCTGACGGGAGTGCGATGA
- a CDS encoding HAD-IIA family hydrolase — MALFGRPAPTPLDGVDTVLADLDGVVYAGAGALPHAVDALNTVAATRRLGFITNNASRTDASVAAHLTELGLTVTADDVVTSPQAAVRLLRTRVPAGATILVVGGEGLVVELEKAGFVVTRSAEDDPAAVVQGFAPHVGWTDLAEAAFALKTPEDEGGIPWIATNTDWTIPQSRGIAPGNGTLVSAVHTAIGRLAVVAGKPETPIFEEALARFDARRALFIGDRLDTDIAGAQAAGIPSALVLTGIDRPKHVLAAPSTSRPDFILGDLRELHEPYPQTKVKGDVTIVGDARVAVDGADLRILSAGSRPIDLVRAGAAAIWSTGRAIFGFRVPEELYADPFHRP; from the coding sequence ATGGCACTGTTCGGTCGCCCCGCTCCCACCCCGCTCGACGGTGTGGACACCGTGTTGGCCGACCTCGACGGCGTCGTGTACGCCGGTGCGGGCGCGCTCCCGCACGCGGTCGATGCGCTGAACACCGTCGCGGCGACGCGTCGACTCGGCTTCATCACCAACAACGCGTCTCGCACCGACGCCAGTGTCGCCGCGCACCTCACCGAGCTCGGTCTGACCGTGACCGCCGACGATGTGGTCACCAGTCCCCAGGCCGCGGTGCGACTGCTGCGCACCCGCGTGCCCGCCGGGGCGACGATCCTCGTCGTCGGGGGAGAGGGCCTCGTCGTGGAGCTCGAGAAGGCCGGCTTCGTCGTCACGCGATCGGCCGAGGACGACCCGGCCGCCGTCGTGCAGGGCTTCGCGCCGCACGTGGGATGGACGGATCTCGCCGAGGCCGCCTTCGCGCTCAAGACACCGGAAGATGAGGGCGGGATCCCGTGGATCGCCACCAACACCGACTGGACCATCCCGCAGTCCCGGGGCATCGCGCCGGGGAACGGGACACTCGTCTCCGCGGTCCACACCGCCATCGGCCGGCTCGCGGTCGTCGCGGGTAAACCCGAGACGCCCATCTTCGAAGAGGCGCTCGCTCGGTTCGACGCGCGCCGCGCGCTCTTCATCGGCGACCGGCTGGACACGGACATCGCGGGAGCTCAGGCCGCTGGCATCCCCTCGGCACTCGTGCTCACCGGCATCGATCGGCCCAAGCATGTCCTCGCAGCACCCTCGACCTCGCGTCCCGACTTCATCCTCGGCGATCTCCGCGAACTGCACGAGCCGTATCCGCAGACCAAGGTCAAGGGCGACGTGACGATCGTCGGCGATGCGCGTGTCGCCGTGGACGGCGCGGACCTGCGCATCCTGTCGGCGGGCTCGCGTCCGATCGACCTCGTGCGCGCGGGTGCTGCGGCGATCTGGTCGACGGGGCGGGCGATCTTCGGGTTCCGCGTGCCCGAGGAGCTGTACGCGGATCCGTTCCATCGGCCCTGA